One genomic segment of Hordeum vulgare subsp. vulgare chromosome 2H, MorexV3_pseudomolecules_assembly, whole genome shotgun sequence includes these proteins:
- the LOC123425191 gene encoding defective in cullin neddylation protein AAR3 translates to MARPMGSSGFEAALAVCPAAAQAYFKYCGIVSGCTNANPREGLADLSRTIDNMEGMRDGIFGDIHKLMSVLEFDDVSQFNSFYDFVFFISRENGQKNITVQKALAAWRIVLLGRFRLLDRWCNFVQKYQRHNISEDAWQQLLAFSRCVNEDLEGYDPKGAWPVIIDDFVEHMHRIYRPSDCSSAMESQCSISNTFRGLNLLPGSKRKCPTQFNSSEESVELSEALRHSVQLTPSKRLKESSTPTRYGVWEREAGTPFFNSTPDCREDMNLHNSRGCLQNSPRVIEDSFSKGFESCISMKCSF, encoded by the exons ATGGCTCGGCCCATGGGATCCAGCGGCTTCGAGGCTGCCCTAGCCGtgtgccccgccgccgcccaggCCTACTTCAAGTACTGCG GTATTGTATCCGGATGCACAAATGCGAACCCAAGGGAAGGGTTGGCGGATCTTTCACGAACTATAGATAATATGGAAGGAATGAG GGATGGAATATTTGGTGATATTCACAAGCTCATGTCAGTTCTTGAGTTC GATGATGTGAGCCAATTTAATTCCTTCTATGATTTTGTCTTCTTCATTTCTCGTGAAAATGGACAAAAGAATATCA CTGTTCAGAAGGCTCTTGCAGCATGGAGGATAGTTCTTCTTGGAAGGTTCCGATTGCTTGACCGGTGGTGTAACTTTGTTCAG AAGTACCAACGCCACAACATTTCTGAGGACGCCTGGCAACAGCTATTAGCTTTCAGCAGGTGTGTAAATGAGGACCTGGAAGGTTATGATCCAAAAG GTGCTTGGCCTGTCATAATTGATGATTTTGTGGAGCACATGCAcag AATTTATCGCCCTAGTGACTGCTCCAGTGCAATGGAATCACAATGCAGCATTTCCAATACATTTAGAG GACTAAATCTATTACCTGGATCAAAGAGGAAATGCCCTACTCAGTTTAACTCCAGTGAAGAGAGCGTAGAGCTCTCAGAAGCTCTTAGACACTCTGTCCAACTTACCCCGTCGAAGCGACTTAAGGAAAGTTCTACGCCTACTAGATATGGGGTTTGGGAGCGAGAGGCAGGTACCCCTTTCTTTAACAGTACACCAGATTGTCGTGAGGACATGAATTTACACAACTCAAGAGGCTGCCTTCAGAACTCCCCTCGTGTTATTGAGGATAGTTTTTCGAAAGGGTTCGAAAGTTGCATCTCAATGAAATGTTCATTTTAG
- the LOC123425192 gene encoding probable glucomannan 4-beta-mannosyltransferase 7, whose product MEAGEVGGALLFALAAAAALFAAVSTGAVDFSRPLAVGGRLDLQEAISWFVGVLDGSSSSGAGGVSLAEVYELWVRVRGRVIAPALQVAVWACMVMSVMLVVEALYNCVVSLGVKAVGWRPEWRFRWEPLAGGDEEKGGAHYPMVLVQIPMYNELEVYKLSIGAACELQWPKDRIIVQVLDDSTDPFIKNLVELECESWAVKGVNIKYTTRTSRKGFKAGALKKGMECDYAKQCEYVAIFDADFQPEADFLLRTVPFFVHNPQVALVQARWSFVNDTMSLLTRVQKMFFDYHFKVEQEAGSATFSFFSFNGTAGVWRTAAIKEAGGWKDRTTVEDMDLAVRATLKGWKFIYVGDIRVKSELPSTYKAYCRQQFRWSCGGAHLFRKVAKDILTAKDVSLVKKFHMLYSFFLVRRVVAPTVACILYNIIVPISVMIPELYLPVWGIAYIPTVLLVVTAIRHPKNIHILPFWILFESVMTMHRMRAALSGLFELSEFNEWVVTKKTGNNFENNEVPLLQKTRKRLRDRVNFREILFSAFLFFCASYNLVFPGKTSYYFNLYLQGLAFVFLGLNFTGTCSCCQ is encoded by the exons ATGGAGGCAGGAGAAGTCGGCGGCGCCCTCCTGttcgccctcgccgccgccgcggccCTCTTCGCCGCCGTCTCCACCGGCGCCGTCGATTTCAGCCGCCCGCTTGCCG TGGGCGGGCGGCTCGACTTGCAGGAGGCCATCTCGTGGTTCGTCGGCGTCTTGGATGGCTCGTCGTCGTCGGGGGCGGGGGGCGTGTCGCTGGCGGAGGTGTACGAGCTGTGGGTGCGGGTGCGGGGCCGGGTGATCGCGCCCGCGCTGCAGGTGGCCGTCTGGGCGTGCATGGTGATGTCGGTGATGCTGGTGGTGGAGGCCCTGTACAACTGCGTGGTCAGCCTCGGCGTCAAGGCCGTCGGCTGGCGCCCCGAGTGGCGGTTCAGGTGGGAGCCCCTCGCCGGCGGCGACGAGGAGAAGGGGGGCGCCCACTACCCCATGGTCCTGGTCCAGATACCCATGTACAATGAGCTGGAG GTGTACAAGCTGTCGATAGGGGCGGCATGTGAGCTCCAGTGGCCAAAGGACAGGATAATCGTCCAAGTGCTGGACGACTCCACTGATCCGTTCATCAAG AACTTGGTGGAGCTTGAATGCGAAAGCTGGGCGGTCAAGGGTGTGAACATCAAGTATACCACGAGAACCAGTCGGAAGGGGTTTAAAGCAGGAGCCCTGAAGAAGGGAATGGAATGTGACTATGCCAAGCAGTGCGAATATGTTGCCATATTTGATGCGGATTTCCAGCCTGAAGCGGACTTCCTTCTCAGAACAGTCCCATTCTTCGTGCACAATCCACAAGTTGCTCTTGTTCAAGCTCGGTGGTCCTTTG TGAATGACACGATGAGCCTGTTGACACGGGTACAAAAGATGTTCTTTGATTACCATTTCAAAGTTGAGCAAGAAGCCGGGTCAGCAACCTTTTCCTTCTTCAGCTTCAATG GAACCGCTGGAGTGTGGCGTACAGCAGCCATCAAAGAGGCGGGAGGTTGGAAGGACCGCACTACAGTTGAAGACATGGACTTGGCAGTTCGAGCAACCTTGAAGGGTTGGAAATTTATATATGTTGGGGATATCAGA GTTAAGAGTGAATTGCCATCCACTTACAAGGCCTACTGTCGACAGCAATTCCGGTGGTCTTGTGGTGGTGCACATTTATTCCGAAAGGTAGCAAAAGATATTTTGACTGCCAAG GATGTATCTCTTGTCAAGAAATTCCATATGCTCTATAGCTTCTTCTTGGTTCGGAGAGTTGTGGCCCCTACGGTCGCATGTATTCTCTACAATATCATAGTTCCGATATCAGTCATGATACCAGAACTATACCTACCAGTCTGGGGCATCGCATATATTCCCACGGTACTTTTAGTGGTCACAGCTATTAGACATCCAAA AAATATACACATTCTGCCATTTTGGATTTTGTTCGAGAGTGTGATGACAATGCATCGCATGAGAGCTGCACTGTCTGGTCTATTCGAATTATCGGAGTTTAACGAGTGGGTCGTGACAAAGAAAAcagggaacaattttgaaaataatGAAGTTCCCTTGttacagaaaacaaggaaaagatTAAGAGACAG GGTTAATTTCCGCGAGATTTTATTTTCAGCGTTTCTTTTCTTCTGTGCGTCATACAACCTTGTATTCCCTGGCAAGACTAGCTACTATTTTAATCTCTATCTCCAAGGACTAGCATTTGTATTTCTCGGGCTAAACTTCACTGGCACTTGCAGTTGCTGTCAATGA